From one Roseovarius sp. THAF9 genomic stretch:
- a CDS encoding helix-turn-helix domain-containing protein produces MTDHERESGLTRGDLARATGCNIETIRYYEKTGLLPDPPRTNAGYRIYATAHATRLRFILRARELGFSMENIRGLLGLEDGAAPTCADVKERTERHLADVRAKIADLRRIESVLAATASRCSGAEVPNCPVLDAISGN; encoded by the coding sequence ATGACCGATCACGAACGCGAGAGCGGCTTAACACGCGGCGACCTGGCCCGGGCGACCGGATGCAACATCGAAACAATCCGCTATTACGAGAAAACGGGCCTGCTGCCTGACCCACCCCGGACCAATGCCGGCTACCGGATCTATGCCACCGCACACGCCACACGCCTGCGCTTCATCCTGCGTGCCCGGGAACTCGGGTTCTCCATGGAAAACATTCGCGGGCTTTTGGGGCTGGAGGACGGAGCCGCCCCGACTTGCGCCGACGTCAAGGAGAGAACAGAGCGCCACCTTGCTGATGTGCGTGCGAAGATTGCAGACCTCCGGCGGATCGAATCCGTCCTCGCTGCAACGGCATCCAGGTGTTCTGGCGCCGAAGTCCCCAACTGTCCGGTGCTCGACGCGATTTCTGGAAACTGA